The DNA window TCTTGATCCTCGAACCAAATAATGTGAACTAGAAATTCAAAAGATAATTCAGCTGCAAAACTTAGtaaattaattaccaaatgcattcACTGATTCAAAAGATGTGACTAAATCATATATACCAACTGCAAATTCTCCAATAAAAATTGATATCCCTGTTGGACAATCCAATGAGTCTCAACCACGCCTGAAGCATGGCAGATCAATCGGTTCCAAGGATAAAAATCCTCGAACAAGAAAGGGAGCTAAGAATAAAGATGGCCCAATTGAGGATatagaaaatttaaaagaatCTTCAGacaaaataaacattttatctccAGAAGAGATTGATCAGGTACCTGAAACTTATAAAAATAAAGAGATCTTGATAAATTATGTCCATAATGGAATACAATGGAATCGACATGAAGTTGACATTGATGATATTTCTCTAACAGTATAGCGCTAAATATGATAAATGACAAAAGGATCATGAATCAACGTCTATTAAAGTTTGTACACTAAGTGAGGATTGGCCTAAATGGAAATATGCAATTGAAACATAATTAAACTCACTTCACAAGAGACAAGTGTTTGGACCTGTAGTTCAAACACCTCAAGGATTGAAGTCGGTTGGATACAAATGGGTTTTCTGCGAAGacaaaatgaaaataatgaaattgtgAGATACAAAGCTCGACTTGCCGCTCAATGATTTTCGCAAAGACATGAAATTGATTTTGACGAGACATATATTTAATAAGCCTTGTAGCACATGAAGGGTTTAATTTGCACATGATGGGTGTTGCAACAGATTAtctatatggttcacttaatagtgacatttacatgaaactccctgaaggatTCAATTTAGTAGAGGCACGTGATTTTGGATATCGAGAAAactactccatcaaattgaaAAGGTCTCTCTATGGGTGGAAACAATATGAAAGAATGTGGTATAATCACCTTAGTGAATATTTACTGAAGGgtggatatacaaataactcaatttgtccttgtattttcataaaaggatatggaaaataatttgcaataatagttgtatatgtggatgacataaatattatggGAACtcttgaagagcttccaaaagctataaattgcttaaagaaagagtttgagatgaaggatctAGGAAAAACAAAATTATGTCTAGGCTTACAAATTGAAGATTTGGACAATGAAATATTTGTATATCGGAAGGTTATATAAAAAAGTGTTGAAACGCTTATATATGGACAAATCTCATCCGTTGTCTACTCCAATGATTGTTATATCATTAAATatagagaaagatcctttcaaGCCTCgagaaaaagatttaaaaaattgcttggtcctgaagtaccatatcttagtgcaattggagcactatTATACGTTGTTAATTCTACACGTCTTGATATATCATTTGTGGCCAATCTATTAGCAAGATATAATTATTCAGCTACATGAAGACATTGAAACAGAGTCAAACATAAACTTGTAATCGTAGaaatgcaggttacttgtcagacTCTCACAATGGTATATCAGAAACAATTTATTTGTTTACATGCGATGGTACAactatttcatggagatctatgcaACAACTCATAGCAACaaattcatcaaatcatgcaCCACATGAAGTCTCTTCCAAGAAGAACTTTTAAGCAATAGCTACAAAGAATATTGTCTCACATATAAATGTTTGCataagggggagaaatacatatgttttgcattctttttccctTCACCGTGGTTTTATCCCACTGGATTTTCCTGATAAGGTTTTTAAGGCAATTTACATTTAAAGAATATTATACTCTTTTAATTTCTTCACTAAAATTTTTTCCACTggattttttctagtaaggttttaacgaggcacatcctcaatggacatccaagggggagtgttatgaataaagatAAAAGTGGATGTCTATccttattctttcttttcatcttcatattctctATTAATAGATGTGACTTTCCATCTCCCTTGtgtcctataaataagactcatattgcaatgtaaatgatacttttgaagatgataatacaagattattttctctcttctctttctctcactcATCTCTCTatattattttagttaatttcataacaGTTTCAATGATTTATATTTcctatatcattattttaattttaacgtCCCAATTAGACTCTTTAGTTGCTAATATTAtgaatatattaattgattttattctactttatattttaattaagaaaaattacaTCCATTTAATAATTTTGACTTTGATACCCCTAAATGATGGTGCCTTAGACTCCTGCTCCATGAGCCCGTGTTCAGGACCACCCCGACTATAATCAAGAAACTTCACTTAAAGTTAATAAACACTTACTTACTATTATCTTAATTTGTATATTCGcacatatataaataagcaacACACCCTTCAAAATTTATCTATGTAACCAATATTATCATGTTCTTGGTCTTCTTGTTATAATTTTGATGACATTCCCTAACACACGATCTAATAGAGAGGAATTTTATACCCTCTCCAATTTTTCTTTAGAAGCACGCtcctaaaaaaaacataaattttgtaTAGTTTATCGAAGAAATATGCTATTCCAATATACATTTCTAAAAATacttgtagttttttttttttaatgtaaagGGTGGAAAAATTTCTTCAGAAAAGAGACGATACAGTTTGTAGATGTAATAATccctaaattaaaatataaatatttttattaattaaccaTAAATTAAATTAACTTTACATAAAAATCAATGTAACTAATAAAAAAGACCTCAATAGATCGATTGACTAAACATTAACaaagaaatcaacaatttcatTATGGCAAAGAAGGAAAAAGAACAATTTCTTGCTCACACCTTTTGCATAGAAAAATATGAGGGACTTCTTCATCATTTGGAATTCTAACACATCTAGTGTGTTGCCAAATTTCACAAATATCACAAGACACCAATCTTTCACCATCATCTTCTTTAGTTCCACAAGTGCAATCCACAATTCCCTTATTTGGATTCCTTTCACATATTTGCTCAACCATGTCACTACCATGCCAACCTTCAAGAACAAGCTTTCCACCAACTTCAACCATTCCAAAAACCATTTCATTCCCTTTTGCATTCATCAAATTCTCATTTGATTCCACCACAAAACCCCTTAACCCCCAATAGATTTCCCTAAAATTCCTTTCAACTTCTAGCTTTAAGTCATTAATTGTAGCACAATTTTTCAATGTGATACATTCATAAGGAGGCATTGACATTTCATTGTTCAAATAATACTCATGATCATGTCCTACATTGTTAACATTCCTCAACAAAATTGTGCAATAAATATTGAATTTTCCTTCTGATCCTAATTCAACTTGCAAAGGTACCTCGCCATAGTCTTTGATAAGATACTTTGTATCAAGAATTATTCTAGCTGCCAATGGTATAGCCGAAAGAAATTCAGACCCTATAATTGGTTTTGTATCAATAAGTATGTACTTGTACAAACAAATCATGTCTTTCATGAGTTGACCTCTTGTGATCTTGTACTTGTCCTTCACTTTATTACTACTACTCATAACCAACCCTTCATGACAAGGGTAAGCATTAGAAATGTCTTCTAAACAATACTCCAAAACTTTGGTAACCGGATTCAAGCTCCGACGAACCAAATAGTTTCCAACAACATGGTTACCGAGCGACTTCAAAACAAAATCCAACAAACCAGTGTCACCTATGTAAACGCGCGCTGCATCCCTAACTTCTTGTCTTGAAATCCATCTGAATTCTGTTCTTTTCAAGGCCTCGACGATAACCCTCGTCGCCATTTCAATCCTTTTAGGCGACCAACGGCAATTTGTTTCAACTAGGGCATTTGTGTTGTAGGAACCAATGCATGTTTCGCGTGGAAGCCGCGACTTGAGCTCTAACATGTAGTGAAACAAGTCACCAAGGGTTATAAGAGAGTGATCAGAAAGTGTTTGGTACCTTGAGAAAATTAATGGGATTTCATGACTTGAGTTTGCAATATGGTGTGTGAGTAAGTATAGTGGCATACTTCTTATTGCTTCTATGGCTTTTTGGTACATTGATTGTGTTACACCAAAACATCCTCTACCAAACTTGTATCCCCAACGACCAAACCATGGTTCACTATATGCTATCCCATTCACAAGTCTCAATTCCATGCCCCTTTTTTGTGATGTGTCATTCAAACTCACTTTCCTATCATGTTTAATACATATTAAGTAATTAGTCTTTGTATAGTTATTTGACATTTACGCATTCGGCGCATCAATGACTGATCAATCAATATTAAACGGTTTAAATTTgagttttatattttaaattattattaaaaatttaagaaaCATATTTTTGAATCATCAAAGTCTCGATTAAACGGTCACTGATACACCAAATGCGTGAACGCGTGCATCCGCGAATGTAGTGAATATGCATTCATAATTAAAAGTGTGTGGAAATGGACTAACCTTGCTTGCAATCCATTGCACAAACGATTCCAAAACTCCATGATTTGGTTGCCACCCAAATTAGAACCCATTTCCAAGCCATTGACACATAGCAAATGTCCAAATCCATTAGAGTGAAAT is part of the Vicia villosa cultivar HV-30 ecotype Madison, WI linkage group LG2, Vvil1.0, whole genome shotgun sequence genome and encodes:
- the LOC131651649 gene encoding PHD finger protein MALE STERILITY 1-like yields the protein MLNVDVVGNKRRKRCGRVFRFKNFGEQGYPVMFNGSSFRENVNVLLEYANLESNINMGMPMWSFQLELHHHPPLHVLLFVIEESIEAAMNRHCNHCQYVGWGNHLICNKKYHFLLPSKEALSSCTTCENCCDSIGTMNNGKSKLIELEGHMMHGVFHSNGFGHLLCVNGLEMGSNLGGNQIMEFWNRLCNGLQARKVSLNDTSQKRGMELRLVNGIAYSEPWFGRWGYKFGRGCFGVTQSMYQKAIEAIRSMPLYLLTHHIANSSHEIPLIFSRYQTLSDHSLITLGDLFHYMLELKSRLPRETCIGSYNTNALVETNCRWSPKRIEMATRVIVEALKRTEFRWISRQEVRDAARVYIGDTGLLDFVLKSLGNHVVGNYLVRRSLNPVTKVLEYCLEDISNAYPCHEGLVMSSSNKVKDKYKITRGQLMKDMICLYKYILIDTKPIIGSEFLSAIPLAARIILDTKYLIKDYGEVPLQVELGSEGKFNIYCTILLRNVNNVGHDHEYYLNNEMSMPPYECITLKNCATINDLKLEVERNFREIYWGLRGFVVESNENLMNAKGNEMVFGMVEVGGKLVLEGWHGSDMVEQICERNPNKGIVDCTCGTKEDDGERLVSCDICEIWQHTRCVRIPNDEEVPHIFLCKRCEQEIVLFPSLP